The following coding sequences are from one Virgibacillus necropolis window:
- a CDS encoding ureidoglycolate lyase, which translates to MKIKVIPVSSVDFLKFGRYYNMKDGTKDTAITKGKSFTDVRTISPLINSIGNLGFTLGSKLPSKTYKMERHLHTQEALFCLSDSMIITIAIGSGNEHPLASDVEAFILSPGEVVVLNKGVWHDACHGVGKAVYYYWMATEREDVEDEWVDISPGPVEVYI; encoded by the coding sequence TTGAAAATTAAAGTTATTCCTGTTTCATCTGTCGATTTCTTGAAGTTTGGCAGATATTATAACATGAAGGATGGGACCAAAGATACTGCGATTACAAAGGGAAAGAGTTTTACTGATGTACGAACAATATCTCCATTGATTAATTCCATCGGGAACCTAGGTTTTACTCTTGGATCAAAACTACCATCTAAGACATATAAGATGGAAAGACATCTTCACACGCAAGAGGCACTTTTTTGTCTTTCTGATTCGATGATTATCACAATTGCAATTGGTAGTGGAAATGAACATCCGCTTGCATCCGACGTGGAAGCTTTCATTTTGTCACCTGGAGAAGTAGTTGTATTAAATAAGGGTGTTTGGCATGATGCCTGCCATGGAGTTGGAAAAGCGGTGTACTACTATTGGATGGCTACCGAGCGTGAAGATGTGGAAGATGAATGGGTTGATATAAGCCCCGGGC